One Fusobacterium nucleatum genomic window carries:
- a CDS encoding type II toxin-antitoxin system RelE/ParE family toxin codes for MEIKLDKKADKILENLLSNSKNSIEYKLGLKISESILLLENEKNYLLDIKSIKANKNLYEIRIKSPLNYRIFYYDNNGKLYIVLDIIEKKTNKLPQKYFDDILKRMERNL; via the coding sequence ATGGAGATAAAACTTGATAAAAAAGCAGATAAAATTTTAGAAAATTTATTGAGTAATTCAAAAAATTCTATTGAATATAAATTGGGATTAAAAATTTCAGAGAGCATTTTACTCTTAGAGAATGAAAAAAATTATTTATTAGATATTAAAAGTATAAAAGCTAATAAAAATTTATATGAAATTAGAATAAAATCTCCTTTAAATTATAGAATTTTTTACTATGATAATAATGGAAAACTCTATATTGTTTTAGATATCATTGAAAAGAAAACTAATAAACTTCCACAAAAATATTTTGATGATATCTTAAAAAGAATGGAAAGGAATTTATAG
- a CDS encoding helix-turn-helix transcriptional regulator → MATWEEFKEKMFEKNKTFELDYKAIEMKYKVVDMLENYLKDNNITQQEFADKIGTTQQMVSKFLTGKVNKNSDFIFKVLIVIGAEIVKK, encoded by the coding sequence ATGGCAACTTGGGAAGAATTTAAAGAAAAAATGTTTGAAAAAAATAAAACATTTGAGTTGGATTATAAGGCTATTGAAATGAAATATAAAGTTGTAGATATGTTAGAAAATTATTTAAAAGATAATAATATAACTCAACAAGAATTTGCAGATAAGATAGGAACAACTCAACAAATGGTATCAAAATTTTTGACAGGTAAAGTAAATAAAAATTCTGATTTTATTTTTAAGGTATTAATTGTGATAGGAGCAGAAATAGTTAAGAAATAG
- a CDS encoding ribonucleotide-diphosphate reductase subunit beta encodes MDRKRLFNPEGDDTLNARRIIKGNSTNLFNLNNVRYQWANQLYRTMMANFWIPEKVDLTQDKNDYENLTVPEREAYDGILSFLIFLDSIQTNNIPNISDHVTAPEVNLLLAIQTFQEAIHSQSYQYIIESILPKQSRDLIYDKWRDDKVLFKRNSFIAKIYQDFIDEQSDENFAKVIIANYLLESLYFYNGFNFFYLLASRNKMVGTSDIIRLINRDELSHVVLFRSMVKEIKNDFPNFFSAETIYSMFKTAVEQEIAWTEHIIGNRVLGITSQTTEAYTKWLANERLKSLGLEPLFSGFNKNPYKHLERFADTEGEGNVKSNFFEGTVTSYNMSSSIDGWEDF; translated from the coding sequence GTGGATAGAAAGAGATTATTTAATCCAGAAGGTGATGATACATTAAATGCAAGAAGAATAATAAAAGGAAATTCAACTAACCTTTTTAACTTAAATAATGTTAGATACCAATGGGCTAATCAACTATATAGAACTATGATGGCAAATTTCTGGATACCAGAAAAAGTTGATTTAACACAGGATAAAAATGACTATGAAAATCTAACTGTACCAGAAAGAGAAGCCTATGATGGTATATTATCATTTTTAATCTTCTTGGATAGTATACAAACTAATAATATACCTAATATTTCAGACCATGTAACAGCACCAGAAGTGAATTTGTTACTTGCTATACAAACTTTCCAAGAAGCTATACACTCACAATCTTACCAATATATAATAGAGTCTATACTTCCAAAACAAAGTAGAGATTTAATCTATGATAAATGGAGAGATGATAAGGTATTATTTAAAAGAAATAGTTTTATTGCAAAGATATATCAAGATTTCATTGATGAACAATCAGATGAAAATTTTGCTAAGGTTATAATAGCAAACTACTTACTAGAATCATTGTATTTCTATAATGGTTTTAACTTCTTCTATCTTCTTGCAAGTAGAAATAAGATGGTAGGAACTTCTGATATTATTAGACTTATCAATAGAGATGAGTTATCACATGTTGTACTTTTTAGAAGTATGGTTAAGGAAATAAAAAATGATTTCCCTAATTTCTTCTCAGCTGAAACAATATATTCTATGTTTAAAACAGCTGTTGAACAAGAAATTGCTTGGACAGAACATATAATTGGAAATAGAGTATTGGGAATAACTTCTCAAACAACAGAAGCCTATACAAAATGGCTTGCAAATGAAAGATTGAAATCATTAGGTTTAGAACCTTTATTTTCTGGTTTCAATAAAAATCCATATAAACACTTAGAAAGATTTGCTGATACTGAAGGAGAAGGAAATGTTAAATCTAACTTCTTTGAAGGAACAGTTACTAGCTACAATATGAGTTCTTCTATTGATGGTTGGGAGGATTTTTAA